The stretch of DNA TGTATTTACAATTTTTATGAATCTACATGGCACAACGTACACTTCATGCTGTCAAATAGGACACATGCTGATTGCTCTCCATGCTTCTGCTTTGTTAACGCCTTTTCAATAAGACTTTTGAATGAAATGGTTTTGGCCAACATGTAGTATAGAATTCTCATCTGCCTGCTTCTGAGCCCACATTGTGGACATTTGTCAAACATTTGCTAATTGTGTTGTGCACTTTTACTGTGTTCTTCATTAGTTAtgaatgacatcatcaccaccatgtTCAACAAAAAGTTCCTGGAGGAGCTTTTCAAACCACAAGAGCTCTATTCCAAGAAGGCCCTGAGGACTGTGTTTGACAGACTGGCCCATGCATCTATAATGAGGCTCAATCAGGCTAGCATGGACAAGGTAGAATGATGTATACctgcagattttaaaatgttcttttccaTTTGTTGTCTGATTCATATTTCCCATTACCACACAAATTTTATCCACTAATTAACCATTTATTCAGATTAACCAAACAGCCATCCCAGTTGGTCTTACAGGGTCTTAAGCATACAAGCTAATGATGTACTCTAAAAACAAGCATGCTGCGTATCCACACATCAATTACAATGTCATATTTACCTAACAGATATGAAGAAATAGTAATGAATATAGTGTATACAACTAACACTGTGAGTAGCTCCCTCTGCTGTTATTTTATGCAATAACAGCATTAGCATGTGAATTCCAATGGATGGCACAATCAAATGATGCAAGTCTTCCTGTTTACAGCTCTATGACTTGATGACAATGGCATTCAAGTACCAGGTACTCCTGTGTCCTCGGCCGAAGGACATCCTCCTCGTGTCATTCAACCACATGGATGCAATCAAAGACTTTGTGAAAGACACTCCCAGCATTCTGAGCCAGGTTGATGAGACTTATCGGCAGCTCATAGAGGTATGACAAGTGGCCTTAACCGTTTGACAGCTCTGGGTACATCGCACATTGCTTCTGGGTGCTTCCTGCATTGTGCTGCAAGATGTTTGAGGTTTTGGCTTTAAGTGAACTGGGTCAAACTGTGAAAGAGTAAATTACAAAAACTAATTAGAAGTAGTCATGCATCCTTGCTCATTGATTTGGCTTTGCTTTAACATATTTGGGAATGTACTGCAAGTCTTTGCTTTTCCTCAGGCAGGATTAAGAGAAACTGCTATCTAGTACAACTTGCATAACCAAGAATTTGAAACAGATGTGAGTGACTGTCTTATGACCAAAAATAGTCTTTAGGTCCACACAGGTTCATATGTAATAGTCAAACAGTCAAAATAAGGAAGATGGATGTATCCATCCAATACAACTACAAACAGGATGCCAAGGCAAcaactgatttaaaaatgtttattttattttactttttagatGTATACCCCCTTGACTAGTGGTGAATTCCAGCTGATTAGACAAACTCTCCTAATTTTCTTTCAAGACATGCATATAAGGGTAAGTCCATTGTTTTAGTACATAATCATGAGGCgaatattaaaaataagatattattttcttgttcttttgtttctcaaTTAAGCCTTGTGTGCCCTTTTTTGTGCCAGGTGTCCATTTTCCTTAAAGACAAAGTACAGAACTCCAATGGCCGTTTTGTCCTTCCCACCAGTGGTCCTGTGCCTCATGGAACACAAGTCCCTGGCTTGATAAGGTACCACTGTAGACGTCACTTATCCCTCACAACCAATCTTCACTCCAAAGAATAACAGATTTAGTGAGATTTGACGAGTGACAGCgaagaaaaaaagctttggtCTTGAaggtttgccttttttcttcccTACACTCTGTTTTCTGATCGTCCCCAGACACAGTAATCTGATGTTAAGAAGGCCTATCTACAGCTAATTGCATTACAGAGGTTTTGTTGCTTTCTAACTTTAGACTCGATATGTGTTTAGCTTAGATGAAATTACATAAGCTTTGTATGTCGTCTGTGAAACATTTAATGTTGAACAGAGAACATGACAGATCTATTTAAAGAAGCGACTTTAATCAGAgaaattttatctttttatgtCTGTTATTTCCAGGATGTTTAGCTGCACCGGTGAAGAAGTGAACAGGCTGCAGTTCAACAATGGAGGAAGCTACAGTGCTGCTATCCGGGAAGGATCTTTTGAGATTTTTGGAGACAGGGTTACCAAACTAGGCACAAACATGTACGATTCACGGTCTTTATGCAATGACAATGAGTTCATGACTTCATCATCTATTTAATGCAACATTTAACAGTACTAAGTTATAGGTGTCTATTTAAAAGCCACCAGTCCCACAAGAGGATATGAAAAAGGAATGTTGCAGTTCATGGGAGATTTAATCTCCAGGTTATCAGCTAACCCTGGTTTGGAGATACTTTTAAAGTCTGGTTTTACATTGAACATTTCCATATGTGATTAAGGTAGAAACAGTATAAGGTTTAATGCCTATCGTCATTAGCCCTTTACTTAGCCTCTAATTTATACAGTGATGCCTGAGCTACAGTGTCACACAGTATGTACTTACACTATATAAATCAGGCACTTGTATTACTTTTGCTGGTTATTTTTGGATGTAAGTgtggtctctctctttctcatcctTTCATTCAGGTACAGTGTGACTCGTCCAGTGGAAACACATATGTCAGGAACATCAAAAAATTCCACTCAGCACACTAAGGTGAAGCTGGTTTTCCATGAGCACTGTAAACATGCATACTGTTGTATTGTtagtatgttttgttttgttttttttcaagatTGACTCCAACTTGTTTGTAACTCTGTACGGTATCCATAGTGCATAACATACAAAGGAAGTTGATCAAGTGGCACTTCATGATGCAATAGGAGAAAGATCCTATTAACAACAGGTTTATCGAAAATATCCAAATCTACTGTGTGTCAACAGGTCAATGCTGCTCCTAACCCTCTGGCCAAAGAGGAGCTAAATCTGTTGGCCAAGTTAATGGGAGGGTTAGAAGTTCAGAAACCAGGAAACACAGTTGACAGTGGTTTCCGAGTCAACCTCTTTGCCactgatgaggaagaagagtgAGTACActtgtttgtgtggaagaaaCTGCTGCATATCCTTCTTTAAGaaaatgttgtatttaaatgttcaaaGCTACTACTGTGAATCCTTTATTACAGAGAGGCATTAATATCAAGACCAGATGAGCTCTCATATGGAGTAATAAACATCCAAGCAACAAAGGTAAAGTCCTTCTACTCACAACTCGTTTGTTTTAGCATGAAGGAATTGGATGTCCAGTATTTGTGCAGTGAATATCTGTATTTTACTCCACATTTAGTGACAAACAGTCCAATCATAATAGCAAGTGTACACTGAAAGTCTGATCAACACATTGTTTTGTCCTTAACAAAAAATGTGGACAGTTTTCTTGTCCTTAACAAAAAATGTGGCCTTGCAATAAACAATTGTAAACCTTATAGTCCTCGTTAACTTATCAGTCTCAC from Echeneis naucrates chromosome 6, fEcheNa1.1, whole genome shotgun sequence encodes:
- the oscp1b gene encoding protein OSCP1 isoform X2, translated to MSARTLPLLFINLGGEMLYILDQRLRAQNIPSDKARKADWIEEDRRRVMNDIITTMFNKKFLEELFKPQELYSKKALRTVFDRLAHASIMRLNQASMDKLYDLMTMAFKYQVLLCPRPKDILLVSFNHMDAIKDFVKDTPSILSQVDETYRQLIEMYTPLTSGEFQLIRQTLLIFFQDMHIRVSIFLKDKVQNSNGRFVLPTSGPVPHGTQVPGLIRMFSCTGEEVNRLQFNNGGSYSAAIREGSFEIFGDRVTKLGTNMYSVTRPVETHMSGTSKNSTQHTKVNAAPNPLAKEELNLLAKLMGGLEVQKPGNTVDSGFRVNLFATDEEEEEALISRPDELSYGVINIQATKDQQTNAELAKIMGEFTESGDQSPSASSKGDDLLAMMDGL
- the oscp1b gene encoding protein OSCP1 isoform X1 is translated as MSARTLPLLFINLGGEMLYILDQRLRAQNIPSDKARKVMNDIITTMFNKKFLEELFKPQELYSKKALRTVFDRLAHASIMRLNQASMDKLYDLMTMAFKYQVLLCPRPKDILLVSFNHMDAIKDFVKDTPSILSQVDETYRQLIEMYTPLTSGEFQLIRQTLLIFFQDMHIRVSIFLKDKVQNSNGRFVLPTSGPVPHGTQVPGLIRMFSCTGEEVNRLQFNNGGSYSAAIREGSFEIFGDRVTKLGTNMYSVTRPVETHMSGTSKNSTQHTKVNAAPNPLAKEELNLLAKLMGGLEVQKPGNTVDSGFRVNLFATDEEEEEALISRPDELSYGVINIQATKDQQTNAELAKIMGEFTESGDQSPSASSKGDDLLAMMDGL